The Alosa sapidissima isolate fAloSap1 chromosome 17, fAloSap1.pri, whole genome shotgun sequence DNA segment CGACAGACCTGCCCTGGCAGTCTTTCTTCACATGCTCCCCTGTCACTCAGTAACCCCACCCTGAGGCATAAATCAGGAGTAAGTGCATGAGTTTGCTGTGAATCATTACCTGTCTCTCAGACTAAGGGAGTCAGTGTGGTGGACTATTTATATTTtacatcccctctctctctctctctccccctctcactgtgtttgtgtgtatgtgtgtgtgtgtgtgtgtgtgtgtgtgtgtgtgtgtgtgtgtgtgtgtgtgtgtgtgtgtgtttgtgtgtgggtatgagcgAGACACCGAATATTAACTAAAGAACAAAAGCAAAGATACTATCACAAACACTAATTGGCACAAGGTATTGCTCTGACTAGCCAAACTTGCCTTAATTGAAAGGCACACATATGTAATGTCAGACCTCATACCATTCAATCCAATTGCATTGTGTGCCCTCTCAATAAACACAATTTGAATGGTTCGCATACAAACTAGAAGGTTCATTAGCTATTCTGTATTGTTACATTAGTTTACTTTGTGGGGAGGTCATTACAGAAGATGTGCTCTCCTAAACAAACTGTTTGTTCCTCCATTACACATTTATAGAGGTTTATTATTTGCTTTTTTCATTAATTGCCTCAGTTTTATTAGAAATGCTATTAGTTGTAGACCTAGACTTGTAAACTATGTGAGATATATTGCTCATGATCGACCCACTGACCAGCTGAAACAAACATCCAGATTTACAACGAATACAAAATAtaggtataggcctactttaaaaaATTGCAATTAGtcttaaaaaataattaaaaaaaacataacaccaCTGAATACTCGACCTCAAATGCTGCCTGTATATGTTTTCCTTGCCACATACACAGTCCGTGGTAATTTGAAAATTAACTTTGGAACAGATGCACTAATTCCATTTCTAGGCTCTTAGAACAGGAATGTAGGGATGATGTGTAATTCAACCCTCCTTTGGAGGGAGGCTTGTGGAGGTTTTACTGGGGTTGAAAAGCAGACTGAGGGAGCTGGGGGTGAATGGCTCAACAATTCAACAGTTGGACTCTGAGGCTAAGGCCTATCTCTGTGTTAATCAATATGGGGAGCGGTAACAGAGATGACCAGTATGAGCTATGCTGATATTTATCTGCTGATTTTATTACAAGCTTCAGTCTGGACACCTGTTTGTCCTTGGCTGGTTCCCCCGAGAATCTGGCTTTGAGTATGACAAAAGATTTGGATTGGTTTCTAAACAAATATGTCCTCTTTTTAAAACATATAGGaataaataacacaacttgtttACAGGCTAAGATGTGTAATTAATGCAAAAATTACAATGTTATGCTGAGTTGCACAATTAAGTGTCAAATGTAGTTATCACTAGGTTTCCTAACGTTGACACTGTTTATCCAGTGGTATTTCAGAAAAGCaaaatctgtattttccactgaCCATGGAGGACACTGTTGGGGGTGGAGGTAGGTTGTCACAGTGGCCCTGTTTTACAAACTGCTGGGCTTGTTCTGAGTACTCAAGTAATTACGCCCCCTGCGTGAGACCTATGCAGAGGTGCTAAACGAAACATCAGCAcctcaattaaaaaaataaacactccATTCGGCGTGGAAGACAACCCCCTGGAAGTCCTATCAAACGCAAATTAACCGGCAAAATAGGAAGCGCTCGTAACAAATTATGTAGGAAAAGTAGAATGTAGCCATTTTAACACCACATGTCAAGCGAACTGATATAGCCTTATTCGTGCAATTGGTTAACTTAATTTCATAAAACTGATTCCAAAACAAGATACCTATTTTACAAATCTGAGAAAATTCAAGATTGGGGTAGGCaattgttgtaggcctatatgccgACTGAGTTTAAAAACACATATTTGCACAGGATAATTACTGATAAACGATTGTTATTTAGTTTAACAAGTCCCTGAGCAACGCTGACAAAGACCGAAATAGAGTACCATAAGGAAACTTGATTGACTTGTCCCAATGTTCCGCCCCTGCTGTTCACTGATTAGACCATCCAGCGCGGGGGTGTGACTCTGCAGCCTGCCGTATAAATATGCAAAGCGCCCCATCAGCCGCACGGATTTGTATGGGAAGACGCGTAGTTAATACACGCAACAAATGTAGATTGCGTATTTTAGCGGGAGAGGCAGTTAACTTCAAAACTTCCACCCGTTTTCAAAGACAGCAAACGAGTGAATCCCCTTAAAGCGTGAGGCAAGGCAGCTGTTTCCTGGGTGCTGTGGATTACGCCGCGAACAAGGAGAATAGCCGGTGCTCGGATTCATTCTCATATCCTCAGCCATTTTGACTGCACGCCTAAGGGCTATTTTTCTTCTCCGCTCCTCCTCTGTACGTGTACACGGTTTGCAAATTGGTTGCAACTCCGTGCCAAATAAGTGCGGTGAGATGGATTCGCTTTTCAATATTTAATTGGACAGCGTTATAccgagacaagcggccagacgTGGAGGACTTGAACGCAGTTGTTTTGTCAACAGAGGAGAGACCTTATTATCTGAATAAGGATGGCGTGCTACCTGTTGGGAATTTACCTGCTACTTGCTTTCGGTATTTTGCAAAGCTCGAGTGGTACCACTGCAAAGGAGATTACGTGTCAAGAAATATCTGTACCTTTGTGTAAAGGAATAGGATATAACTACACGTATATGCCAAACCAGTTCAACCATGACACTCAAGACGAAGCGGGCTTGGAGGTCCACCAGTTTTGGCCTCTCGTAGAAATACAGTGTTCACCGGATCTCAAATTCTTCCTCTGCAGCATGTACACTCCTATTTGCCTAGAGGACTACAAGAAACCGCTACCGCCTTGCCGGAGTGTCTGCGAGAGGGCAAGGGCAGGCTGCGCGCCGCTGATGAGGCAGTACGGCTTCCCGTGGCCAGACCGCATGAGATGCGACCTGCTACCGGTGCAAGGGACTCCAGACACTCTTTGTATGGACTATAACAGAACTGACTCCACCACTGTTTCTCCAGTTCTTTCAAAGCCTACCAATTATCCAGGTAAGACGTATAATCCTAACAAAAACAATAGTCGCCGACCCAGCAAGCCCAAACCCCCGGGATCACCCTGCGAACCGGGCTGCCAGTGCCGTACACCCATGGTGCCGGTTATTAGCGATCGACATCCGCTTTACAATCGTGTCAAGACTGGACAGACACTGAACTGCGCAATGCCCTGCCACAACCCCTATTTCACCCAAGACGAGAGAACGTTCACGGCGTTCTGGATTGGACtgtggtctgtgttgtgtttcaTATCCACGTTTGCAACAGTAGCCACTTTTTTAATCGACATGGAAAGATTTAAGTATCCGGAGAGGCCAATCATATTTCTCTCTGCCTGCTACATGTTTGTCTCCATCGGTTACATTGTTCGACTAATCGCAGGACATGAAAAGGTGGCGTGCAACCGGGAGTATGACGTGGAACACATACATTACGAGACAACTGGCCCTGCGCTTTGCACTGTTGTGTTTCTTTTGATATACTTTTTCGGGATGGCCAGTTCAATCTGGTGGGTGATATTGTCGCTCACATGGTTCCTGGCGGCCGGCATGAAGTGGGGGAATGAGGCCATTGCAAGTTACTCACAGTATTTTCACCTGGCTGCTTGGTTAATCCCCAGCATGAAATCCATTGCAGTTTTGGCTCTTAGTTCAGTGGACGGTGACCCAGTAGCAGGGATATGCTATGTGGGCAATCAGAATTTAGACAATCTCAGGGGCTTTGTTTTGGCACCCTtggtcatttatttatttattggcaCAATGTTCCTTTTGGCAGGGTTTGTGTCACTGTTCAGAATCCGCAGTGTCATCAAACAAGGTGGCACAAAAACGGACAAACTGGAGAAGCTGATGATCCGAATAGGCATCTTTACAGTGCTCTACACTGTACCTGCCACCATTATAGTTGCGTGCTATTTTTATGAGCAGCACAACCGACAGAGTTGGGAAATCAGCCACAATTGTTGcttaatggagcaggacctTAAAAAGCCGGACTATGCCGTCTTTATGCTGAAGTACTTTATGTGCCTTTTAGTGGGTATCACGTCTGGCGTATGGATTTGGTCTGGAAAGACGCTGGAGTCCTGGCGGACTTTTTGTACGCGCTGCTGCTGGGGGAGCAAAGGAACCAGTGGCTCAATGTACAGCGACGTAAGCACAGGATTAACTTGGAGGTCGGGCACTGCAAGCTCAGTGTCTTGCCCCAAGCAGATGCCATTGTCGCAGGTTTAACATAACGGGCTGCTAATTGTTGTGGAGATAGCCCATTCGCCTGTCTCTGACATTTGCATACAAATTAACTATTGCTGGTTTTCCATAAGAACGCGTTTGGGGGACTGGTTTTACAGATGGATGCTACCTGGCATGACCACTACTTAATTCCAATCCACTAACATCCCTGACAGGCTACAATCAGTTTCTGGTCAACTGAACTGAGAGTAGGCTAACCGCCTCGCTGCAAATCATTCAGAATGGTTTGCTCTCCAAAAGTGCATACTGCAAAGTGAAACTTTTGTAATGTTAAAGTTGTACCACGGTGTCAGGTAGTTCAGAGTACCTTTCACAACAACTTCGAATATCAAAGATGGTTTCAAAATAAGCCTTAATGTCATAGCGCCCAAATATAATACGGgttattaatgtttttaaaggATAAAGTGTATTTATGTAATGTACAAATGTGTAAATTCTGTACAAAAGGAGATttataaaatattgtaaattTGTACAAATGTAGATGTCACTTTGAAAGCCAATATGACCTTTATTTTGTCAATAAAACTATTCCAAAAAATATTGTATATCTGAATTCTTCTTAAGTCTGCCGACacctcaacacccccccccccccccccctcacaacCATAGGCTATTCAGTAGTAGGCTAATAATGAGTACTCTGTGGTTCCTTGCGGTCACCGTGTTGAGGATGCTTGCAAAGGATGCTTTTGTGATGCTCTCTAAAAAGGAACCCTTTTTAACTATCCGACGCGTAATTAAAGGCAGCGAGCTTGCGTTGGAGAATCTCCATAATTGTTGAACTCTTAACGTGCTTGCCTAGTGGCTTGCTACTTAATTTACTAAAAGAGGgccaaatgaatggggtttaaATGCAGAGAACGGGCTCTTTTCATCTGCGGAAACTTTGATCTTTCTTTTCGAGCCAAGAATAAAGGTGACATGAAGATAAAAacgtttttcgtttttttttttttcctagtgTCCAATTCTCAACCGTTGTGCTTTGATGGACGTTGCTGAATTTTAGGTCTTGGGGGGCCTCACTTACTGTTACAAGCACGAGAAGAATTTTGGGAGCATTGCATCAATGTCTTTTCAGCAGCAGTTGTCTTATATGAATGATAGACCTACAGGTTAAGACTAAATTGAATGGCTGTCCACAGGTGGTCTACTTAATTATCCCTGCAGAACTGCTGTGGTGAACACATTAATTAGAAAACTTTCTCCTAACATTTTGGCTACATCAATGCATTCGTTTTATCTGTAGAAGTTCATCAATATAACCTATACTCTCATCACGGTCAacaattaacttttttttttctttttttttttgcacagccaggtaaaaaacaacaaagtgtattatttatttaagttaCATTGTCATGGAAAATGCCAATCACATGTAGGGCCTACTCGTTAGCCTACATCTGTCCCTGTGCATTCCAAATTTAGTTTTGTTTACTTCACATAGGCCTTGTCAACATTAGTACACAACTGTCTAGAACTCAATTGGACTAAGACACAAGGGAAACACGAACACTATAGGGCTATATAATCCCAAAATAGTTAAAAGGATCAACTTCGATAGAAAATTGACAGTGAATAATCTGCTCAATTTTGTAATTATCAGCGTGAACTGGCCGTCTTATGTAACATTAATCTCCATAACATGGCACACTGCCTACAGGGTGCCAGGTCAAAATGGCTTTGGACTTTTGCGGATTGCGAAAAGAACGTGTTGAAAACACTGAAGTGCCAAAAGTATTTCTGAGTCCGAAAAGGTATAATCATACCATGTTGTGAGTGGACTTGCATGGTTTTGAATCCTTGTTTTTGCAGTCTACCATGATCCCTTACTTGCTTTGATAAATTTGACAATCTTGTGTCTTAAACATTTATGTTCGTCAAAACAGACTATTTTTAGACCCATAAACGCATTTGCAAACTGTTTTGCCGAAGCAAAGCTGTTATTTATTGCATAACGCATATCAATACATACTATGTCACTGCAACTGGTCGAACATACATTGTACCTGACCTGCAACTGAGGAGAGGCCATCTTCATCCCAAAATGGTCCCGTTGGATGTCTCAGGTATTGGACTTTGTCTCGGCCGGACCATCATTTCAAAAATATGTAAACAGTGCACCCTAGTGGTAAGTACACCAAAGTGTTCAGTGGCAGTATCCATTATTCCAAACACTTTCAGAACATGACGTTTGTATTATGTAGAAGAGATGTGAGTTGTTTCTCCCCAGACAGTCCTCCAGAAATTAACATTCAATTAGAATTATGGGGCATATCCTAACTGCTGATGTATACAGCCTATAGGGCTATCAAAATTCCCTTTCATGGACCAGAACCTATCCCCAAGGTCAGATGACTTGTTAACACTACtgttcagactaggctactaggTAGTAAGGTGTGGTATGGTCTTCACCACTTTAGGCTTGTCTGACATAGAAgtttcacatttttttgtttaatgttttttgagtgtgtgtgtgtgtgtgtgtgtgtgtgtgtgtcttttcaggTCAAACACTGATCCAATAATTTActtcaaatatatatatatatatatattttattaccTTTTATGATCTGATTGTGCAATGCTTTTTTAATATCtaggttttttgtttttatgttttctcACTGTTTAAACCATCAATCTGCAAAGGACTTTAGCTTGCTAAACAACTTGTTAAATTGTTAACAATACAATTGCATTGGTATGAAAACAATTTCATACTTAATCCAACATATGACAGAGAAATTGGTGTCTACTTGTTTTTTTGAGGTTATGGGGTAGTCCTGCATATGAAGTGAGATTTAATCTCAAACATCCACATATCCTAtaaatagtatgacaaataatcatCTAATCGTCATCAATCATTTCATATCTTCAAATTACCACTTTTGATCAAAGTACACATCATCATATCCTATTGCGAAACAATTGAAAATATTTCACGTTTTGACTAACTTTCTCAAACATATCGTCCATGCTTTTAAAGAAAGGATGTTCTTACCAGTTAATAGCAAGAGTGAAAGATCTCCTATTTATCACCACAAACATATTCAGATAGTATTGCTTATGATGAGAAATACGGTTTCACACCTTTTAAAGAGAAAAAATGGAAAGGATACAAAGAAATATGGATAATGTGTCACGCATTTCTGGGGAAATTAACTCTTTCAGGCACACATTGCATTATATACTATGTGATGCATatgaataaatatatttaatacagacacacagcagagaCTTCAACTAGACACAGACGTAGACTATTTTAAATGTGTACAGGACACAAATGACCCCCATTACCATTAGCCATTTAATCATATATCTTGCAAAGATAGCATGCTTTATTCTTTATGAAAGCATTGTGATGGGTGTTGTGTGCTGCTTGTGAATGGactgacacacactcttaagaaAGCCATTCACACTCATCTATTAGTCACTGTCTCCTCTGTTCATTCTCCACATACTGGGTATGTCAGTATTGAAATTACTTCTAGTGTTTGTCATTGTGTTCACATCAGTTGAGAATATTATTCATTAATAATGCTCAAATGTATCACATAAACAAGACTAAGAGTATCATATAAACATCAAGAGTATTATTCCGTAATAAATCACAAAAAATCTCCCTTACAACAACGGGTGAAgctacggagcccctaaggggacatgagcaaaacaaaatctaaagtttagtttcatgtgcgcacgtgaaactttcaggtgagcacatgaaagtttcacgagcacatgaaactaaactttagatttttttttgctcatgtccccttataGGGGCTATGTATGGATCTGTAATAGGCTCATCAAGAAATAATGATGTGAAATGTTCACAACACAGTTGGCCCAGGACAGCAATGGCCACCAGAGGGCACTAGAGTAGACCATTTGTGGTTGGGTTGGCACATGTTTAGTTTTTCGTCCTGAGTGCCGAGCAGGGGCGCTGCTaaaatttgggccctatgacaggCAATAGTTTTAATATAGGTCGAATATATAGTACTATAATGCTCTtgggggcgggggcgggggggggggggtggttgttaCTCGTCCTAACCACACCCCCAGTGGTGTTGAGTGATACAAAATGattcccagatgaaaatgttttcttgtgtgtttgctTATAGTAATGTATGCTATGTAGGTATACAATGAGAAATGGAACGTTTCATTACTGGTGGTGTCAGCAATTTCACTCTGTCCTGTAAGTAAATGTAGAAAAGCTTGTCACCAGACGCGCTTATTATTTTCTAGATTCtgactgcatttttttttatcacagacAGTAGGTTTCACAAAAATATATGTTGAAAGACTGCAGATATTTTAGATTGATCTGATCAGAGGATGTACTATCTTATCTAATTGACAATTGTTTTGAACAATGCAATCTTGTTCAATTGGTGATTTGATGTCAGGTGTTGGTATACTTGAGCGGTCATAGCCTTCTGTCATAAGTACTGGACTCACAAATGTTAGCAAGAGAGATAAGAGTGTCTATTTATGTGCACAGACATCCATAATAAAACAGAGCAGTAGAACGGTCCAAAAAGGTGCGGAATAAAAGGGGTGATATACCTGTGCAATACATCTTATTTGGTGAAATATGAATATAAGAAAcattatatatctatatatggttaaaTTGTTTTGTCGCCATTATATCTAATTAATTCAGTTTAATCTGGCTTTTGGCACTACTTGGCGGCACCATCAAAGAAAGGTAAAAAAGAAAATTGAACAGAAAATTGaccatttattatttttaaaatgttcCACATTATCGGTGCTTTTTACATTTCTTCATTGGTTAACCCTAGGATCTACTAAAAGGAATTACACATAGCTTGAATCTATATCATCTATATGTGCAAAGTAATTGCACATAAGCCTCagattataaatcacaaatcgCATGGAATTTGTCATTCTTAATGGAATTGAGGAAAGGAAATGATTTCAGGAAATTACTTACTCAGAATAGGTTTATAGGACAAATGACAAAGACTTGGTTCCATTGTTTTTTACAACTGCCATGGTCATTACAGGTAATATTGGGTAAAGTAATGTGTACtatgttgtgtttatttatgttgtgtgttatgttgtgtgtaATTAGCTTGGCTTTGGATTGAATAGGTTATAATTtcaaaacacactctctctgtatcACAAAACACACCACAACCATAAAAAGACAATGTGTGGTAAACATGTCACTCTTTTAATTTGAATAGTTAATAATGTTGCTCTTTGTGGAAAAGCAACCCTGTTGGAGCTGGTTGGTGACCCAAGTAGAGGTTCAGGGACACGCCTCAATGCCATTGATGGTAACTGAAAAACTCCAATGACCAAGACCCTTGCGCACACTGTTCATCATCCTAACCCATAGTGGAAAGTCGATTTGCTTAAGAAATACAAAGCCTCTGTGATCATTACCGACAGAGGAGACTGCTGCTCAGAGAGACTGAATGGAGCTGAACTAATATTGGTAACTTCCATGGAAATTATGGAGATCCAGTGTGAGTGGTGTACCACATCACATGTTTTTACTTCTGATAAGAACAACATACTGCTCAGCAGAAAGCAACTCTTTTCAGGTGTGCATGATACATTtacctttattcatttagcagatgcttttatccaaagcgacttacagaaggagaataacattcaagctacagtgcagaggagaccttagaaTTATTATATAATACTATTACTGGATAAGAGTGCCGACATGTCAAAGTGTGATAGGAGGAGAAAGTGATAGAAGAGAAGGAAGTGCATGGCACACTTATATCCCTGCTGGGCTTTCTAAGACCTGCAGCTGTAACAGGATGGATGGTCACTGTGGGTTGTGGTCATTCGTGGATGGTCAGAGTTCCTCACATTGTGTGAGGTGGAGGTGTATTCAACCAGTGATGTGTCTTAAAACTAGAAAGGATAGTTCAAGTGATCAATTGTAACTGTGTGAAGTCATCCAAAACATGAATTTACAAACACCCATCCTTCTACACTATAGGGACCATTTCAGGTGTCCTGGATTCCTACATCCCTGCTGGGACATTCATGACCTTAACATGTAACAGTATAAAGTTGCTGGGTTATTAATGAGAGGACCTTTGATGTGAAGGTGTATGGAGACAGCAGTCATGGTGTGGCTTCTGACTTATCACCTGAGCTTGTGCACTAATGCTCAGTTGATTTATAGTGATGTCTCCTCGCTGTTACTCACTTAATTACATTAATTCAGCAAATGAAATAAACATATTTCAAGAACTACTCAGGAGATATCATATCTTTACTTTATGTCTTTACAAAATGTGGGTGAATACTGTTGGTtaattcaagtcaagtcactttatttCTATACCACATTTAAGAACAACTTGTGATATATACCAAAGTGCTTTCCAAGGTTTAAGATAATTAAACATATATTAAAATGAACCACTGATAGAAGTTGAGAGAATAAAATATTTCAAAACTaaccaaaaacaaaagaaagcaACTTCTCATCTCATCACCACAGATAACATACTTCAAAGTAGATATTCAGCCTTTCAGAAATGACAGGTATGTCTATGTACAATTGTTTGATCCACTAGTGGCATCACTAGCTAACTGTACTTCACTACTTCAGTATGTTTTCACATTCATGTGTTTTCAAATAGCCCTGCAAGCGAATTCACTGGCAAATGGATTGCTCTCAGAAGAAGCACAttttgggtgtgggtgtggaatGGTCATATTTTTATTGATTGTAAACAATAATGATGAAAATGTTTACGAGCCATTATTTTTACAGTGAGCACTTGATAGAACATAAGGGCAACGGGATACTTGTAACTTTTGACATTGTCTAGAATTTGTGTGCTCATTGCCACTGAACTAAATGAATGTCAACTCTTACTAGCTTAATAAAATATGTAAACCTAATTAACCATGGGCCAAAATTGCATTGCATTGAAGACAAATAAATTGATTTTATATTTCAAGATACTGCCCTCCCGTGGTCTGTCATGGCTACTACAGGCATTTTACACATTTAATTTTTTCCCACCCTCTCTTCCCCCATATATGTACATAAATATATGCCACCTAATTTAAAGACAAAGGCTCCGAAAATAAACTTAAAAGAAATGCCACCTAGCCTCTAAACAAAAAATGTTGGCCAgatttgtctctgtctctttcttttttaccaGCATATATACATGGCTACCAACATTGTTGGTGCAGCAAATTTGTTCCTTTTTCTCCATGTTTTTCTTTGTgctatattaatattattattattattatttatcataGAGATAATGCATATTACACAATaacaactggatgtgaatatctatTATCATTTTCCTTCCTGCCCAAAACATCTGAGGGGGGGCTATGAAATCTGCGGGCGGGCCGAATTTGGCCCCTGTGCCGTAtctttgacacccctgctctacaAAGTCACAAACGTTTGTGCACTACCTCACTAAGACAAGCCTGCAACAATGAACAAAGCATTCTTTGGTGACACCTCAATACATCTGTATTTGCATTGCAAGTATAGACCCCTTCAATGTTTGTAATCATCTAGAGCCTAGGTTGGGTGTACGCGCAGCATGGGGTCAGAAAAATTGTGCAGCTAATAAACCAGCATGTTGAGCTGTCAAGGCATGCACTGTCACTGTCAAGGGCCGCAAACCGCGAATCTTAGCGATTGTCTGCCTGATCCTGAGCTGAAAGCAAAATGGGAAAGACGTAAACGTTACCAAGTGGCCAGATATTTATTAGCCCGATATACGGCTATCTGGTTGACAAGCCCAGCGTGGATACATGCAAAACAGTAGTaaatgggtgagtgtgtgtgtggtgtgtggtgtgtgtttgtgcttgagtttgtgtgtgtgtgtgtgccttatatatgtgtttgtgtatatgtgccaTAATTTGAAACTTTGTGTGTCTGACTCAACTACACAACAATATTAGGGGGTCTTGTGGCTGAACTTACATCACATAAGGGGTAAGTTGACCCATCTGAGAAAACAATTAAGTAAATTTAAATTACGATTAAaaattgtgaatataaataatacatttttaccAACATTATTTCCATGTTATTAGTCAGTATTTAGTAATTAAGTCTCACCATGAGATTGTATTGGTATTCATAAAATAAATACTACAACTGATGTGTCTACAAATTTGAAACCTCCATGTCA contains these protein-coding regions:
- the fzd8a gene encoding frizzled-8a, translating into MACYLLGIYLLLAFGILQSSSGTTAKEITCQEISVPLCKGIGYNYTYMPNQFNHDTQDEAGLEVHQFWPLVEIQCSPDLKFFLCSMYTPICLEDYKKPLPPCRSVCERARAGCAPLMRQYGFPWPDRMRCDLLPVQGTPDTLCMDYNRTDSTTVSPVLSKPTNYPGKTYNPNKNNSRRPSKPKPPGSPCEPGCQCRTPMVPVISDRHPLYNRVKTGQTLNCAMPCHNPYFTQDERTFTAFWIGLWSVLCFISTFATVATFLIDMERFKYPERPIIFLSACYMFVSIGYIVRLIAGHEKVACNREYDVEHIHYETTGPALCTVVFLLIYFFGMASSIWWVILSLTWFLAAGMKWGNEAIASYSQYFHLAAWLIPSMKSIAVLALSSVDGDPVAGICYVGNQNLDNLRGFVLAPLVIYLFIGTMFLLAGFVSLFRIRSVIKQGGTKTDKLEKLMIRIGIFTVLYTVPATIIVACYFYEQHNRQSWEISHNCCLMEQDLKKPDYAVFMLKYFMCLLVGITSGVWIWSGKTLESWRTFCTRCCWGSKGTSGSMYSDVSTGLTWRSGTASSVSCPKQMPLSQV